In Archangium violaceum, the following are encoded in one genomic region:
- a CDS encoding serine hydrolase domain-containing protein, with translation MCSIAHHRMVLASLLLAAGCATQNPSRSDEARGGAPADSVDDYIQAVMRKHHVPGAALAVVRDGQIERISTYGIADLESEAKVGPDTSFQVASATKIYTGTLVMLLVQEGKLGLDEPVSKYLPDAPESWKAITLRHLAAHTSGLKDNPEDQESAASVAERYEAARKEPLAYTPGERSEYGLTDFVVLTHVLEKVTGQRFEELLRSRIFEPLGFSCTRYEHAQQQGPARVADVIPHRATTYRFAEGAQRRVWFLYPVHAYAAGGAFSCVKDLARWAVAMDQGTLLSPKTQQVAATAFKLNDGRAGSFGVAFTLGKLRGLPTFGHSGGGSLADVLRAPDKKLTVIVLTNEQGLLPFLAPNVASFYLPPLPALDEGITDSEPALTTVLRGAVEGLLNGKLDDAAFAPRAQQELLPILRGFGTPENALLPPLHRMSLLEDRRDGEQRKRIYRAVYGKDVSLKWTFSLDTAGKILDLAYDWE, from the coding sequence ATGTGCTCAATCGCTCATCACCGCATGGTCCTGGCCTCGCTCCTGCTCGCCGCTGGCTGCGCGACGCAAAATCCGTCGCGCTCCGACGAGGCGCGCGGCGGCGCGCCCGCTGATTCCGTGGACGACTACATCCAGGCGGTCATGAGGAAGCACCATGTCCCCGGCGCGGCCCTGGCCGTCGTTCGTGACGGTCAGATCGAGAGGATCTCCACGTACGGCATCGCGGACCTGGAATCCGAGGCGAAGGTCGGGCCCGACACCTCGTTCCAGGTTGCCTCCGCCACCAAGATCTACACCGGCACGCTGGTGATGCTGCTCGTGCAGGAGGGCAAGCTCGGTCTCGACGAGCCTGTCTCGAAATACCTGCCCGATGCGCCGGAAAGCTGGAAAGCCATCACCCTCCGGCACCTTGCCGCCCATACGTCGGGTTTGAAAGACAATCCCGAGGACCAGGAGAGCGCCGCCTCGGTCGCCGAGCGGTACGAGGCCGCCAGGAAGGAGCCTCTGGCCTATACGCCCGGCGAGCGCAGCGAATACGGCCTGACAGACTTCGTCGTGCTCACCCATGTGCTGGAGAAGGTCACGGGCCAGCGCTTCGAGGAGCTGCTCCGGAGCCGCATCTTCGAGCCGCTCGGTTTTTCGTGCACGCGCTACGAGCATGCGCAGCAGCAAGGGCCGGCGCGCGTCGCGGATGTCATTCCGCACCGTGCCACCACCTACCGCTTCGCGGAGGGCGCGCAGCGGCGCGTCTGGTTCCTCTATCCGGTCCACGCCTATGCCGCCGGTGGAGCGTTCTCCTGCGTGAAGGACCTCGCCCGCTGGGCCGTGGCCATGGACCAGGGCACGCTGCTGAGCCCGAAGACGCAGCAGGTCGCCGCCACGGCCTTCAAGCTGAACGACGGTCGCGCGGGCAGCTTCGGCGTGGCGTTCACCCTGGGCAAGCTGCGGGGATTGCCAACCTTCGGGCATTCCGGTGGCGGCTCGCTCGCCGACGTGCTGCGCGCCCCGGACAAGAAGCTGACGGTCATCGTATTGACCAACGAGCAGGGACTCCTCCCGTTCCTGGCTCCCAACGTCGCGAGCTTCTACCTGCCGCCTCTGCCCGCGCTGGACGAGGGCATCACGGACTCGGAGCCTGCCCTGACCACCGTGCTCCGCGGAGCCGTGGAGGGCCTGTTGAACGGCAAGCTCGATGACGCCGCATTCGCGCCGCGCGCACAGCAGGAACTCCTGCCGATACTGCGTGGGTTTGGAACCCCGGAGAACGCCCTCCTTCCGCCCCTCCACCGGATGAGCCTGCTCGAGGACCGTAGGGACGGTGAACAGCGCAAGCGCATCTATCGAGCGGTGTATGGCAAGGATGTCTCGCTGAAATGGACCTTCAGCCTGGACACGGCGGGCAAGATCCTCGATCTGGCGTACGACTGGGAATGA